In the Nitrospirales bacterium LBB_01 genome, one interval contains:
- a CDS encoding NADH-quinone oxidoreductase subunit M: MNDSHSLLSTLIFLPILGGLSLFVIGRENKAIIKGIALTVTVFNFLFSLQLFINFNKTADTMQFVERYQWIPAFDINYYVGVDGISILMVLLSTLTVILCTLVSWNGIHYKAKEFYISLLLVEGFMIGVFCSLDMFLFYIFWEAMLIPMYLIIGVWGGPKRIFAAIKFFLYTLIGSVLMLVAIIALYLHTGTFDIVRLMGMALPYKMQIVLFWAFFAAFAVKVPMFPVHTWLPDAHTEAPAAGSVLLAAILIKMGAYGFLRFSLPLFPDASRAMAPFMTALSVIAIIYGGIICFSQTDLKRLIAYSSVSHMGFVTLGIFALNPQGIQGGILQMINHGIVTGAMFLAVGMVYERTHTRLISDYGGLADVMPIFASFFILFTLASIGLPGTNGFVGEFLIILGGFTANKAAGVLATTGIIIGAVYMLNLYQKIFFTDVNEGIKELKDLSLREIVTLLPLILLIFWIGFYPNAFLSFMDVSVGKLINRVSTDSVKALLEVR; the protein is encoded by the coding sequence ATGAACGATAGTCACTCCCTGTTAAGTACGTTAATATTTTTACCGATTCTTGGCGGACTTTCACTGTTTGTCATAGGGCGAGAGAATAAGGCAATAATAAAGGGGATTGCACTTACCGTTACGGTGTTTAATTTTCTCTTTTCGCTGCAGCTGTTTATAAATTTTAACAAGACAGCCGACACGATGCAGTTTGTTGAGCGCTATCAGTGGATACCTGCCTTTGATATTAATTACTATGTGGGGGTGGATGGTATCAGTATCCTTATGGTGCTCTTGTCAACACTTACGGTAATTCTATGCACACTGGTGTCGTGGAACGGGATACATTATAAGGCTAAGGAATTTTATATTTCTCTGCTTTTGGTAGAAGGTTTTATGATAGGCGTGTTTTGCTCATTAGACATGTTTTTGTTTTATATTTTCTGGGAGGCAATGCTGATACCGATGTATCTGATAATCGGAGTGTGGGGCGGGCCAAAGAGAATCTTTGCGGCTATAAAGTTTTTCCTTTATACTCTCATTGGCAGCGTACTTATGCTTGTTGCTATCATTGCTCTCTATTTACACACAGGGACTTTTGACATTGTAAGGCTTATGGGCATGGCTCTTCCCTATAAGATGCAGATAGTGCTGTTTTGGGCATTCTTTGCGGCGTTTGCTGTAAAAGTGCCGATGTTTCCTGTGCACACGTGGCTGCCTGATGCTCACACGGAGGCACCTGCGGCGGGCAGTGTGCTGCTTGCGGCGATTCTCATAAAAATGGGAGCTTACGGGTTCCTGCGATTTTCCCTGCCACTGTTTCCTGACGCCTCACGAGCAATGGCCCCGTTTATGACAGCGCTTTCTGTTATTGCCATAATTTACGGAGGAATAATCTGCTTTAGTCAAACCGACCTGAAACGCCTGATAGCTTATAGCTCGGTAAGTCACATGGGGTTCGTTACACTTGGCATCTTTGCCCTTAACCCTCAAGGCATACAGGGGGGAATACTTCAGATGATTAACCACGGCATAGTAACGGGCGCTATGTTTCTTGCAGTTGGAATGGTCTATGAAAGAACTCACACACGTCTGATTTCAGATTACGGGGGACTAGCCGATGTTATGCCCATATTTGCCTCCTTTTTCATACTGTTTACGCTTGCCTCAATTGGGCTTCCCGGCACTAACGGTTTTGTCGGAGAGTTTTTAATTATTTTGGGCGGATTTACCGCTAATAAGGCAGCAGGTGTTTTAGCAACGACTGGAATTATCATAGGCGCCGTGTATATGCTTAACCTGTACCAGAAGATATTTTTTACGGATGTTAATGAGGGTATTAAAGAGCTTAAGGATTTAAGCCTGCGAGAGATTGTAACGCTGCTTCCGCTAATTTTATTGATTTTTTGGATAGGGTTTTATCCAAACGCATTCTTAAGTTTTATGGATGTCAGTGTCGGCAAATTGATAAACCGTGTCAGCACAGACAGTGTAAAAGCGTTACTGGAGGTGAGATGA
- the bamA gene encoding outer membrane protein assembly factor BamA has product MEKIRFLYTLTHTKWKRAGIVFFLLYNISIIMLITPHTVLSQTNKPFNVTKIVISGLNSLDEREFLHLLGIHEGDTVDENKIREGIKSLFKKGLFDDVKIYGNQDTGVLTVAVAERAIITDVKITVSGNLSKKVIKESFTLREGIQYNEDALKTAVKELTDNIVEKGFPAASVEAVPAPDKTTGRVKILLNIKTGEPLKIKKIVMSEGQSADLLDVHEGDVFDKHYVESKLKELNDELVKQGYYSPVVKLFSFNPADGTLVIEVTTGKKLLVTFRGNEFFSTSKLNKEMPFLEYGGVGPDIAEEAKQSLITLYHQNGYIDVTVSYEIRQLNKDVEVAYTISEGKKYEVDKIIFTGVTQDVKKLKSKLYTEEGKAFNPDVMEDDRTALLDYYRGVGFLSIKVTELTPITNANNGTVTLQVHIEEGQRLIISQIKITGQESLKETDLMALIKIPLKTPYSEQDVFDARQELLSYIKRNGYANGDVKISYETDSSAETTLIFHITEGKKYYFGNTLVKGNVKVKWDVFQRVIKHTVGEPFDFSKVNREMSDLYRTGLFKSVDVEYADHEGGLRDVMFHVVEGNAGVIEYGLGYGEYDGLRGFVDVKYLNLNGMNRQLSLNTRVSMIDRKVSLNYYEPWFLSTALPLSATISYEGRDEKNYDTMEINYRVQKYTAAIGVEKELADSLKGKLFYEFNIVRTWDVQPDVILSHEDSGTLAISSIVPSVVFDNRDNPLEPTSGFTAGIHLKLASKLLLSDTDFIKLSGYGNYYLGLTKGLVLATSLRTGIGQGWKSTVNLPIIERYFLGGGTTVRGYGQDSMGPKGTNNDPTGGNAFLMGNLEFRIKLTDSLGLVLFGDGGNVWPLLSQYSLDNIDYTTGGGLRYATPVGPLRLDYGYKLNRKQDESPGRFYFSIGQAF; this is encoded by the coding sequence ATGGAAAAAATTCGTTTCTTATATACTCTTACCCACACAAAGTGGAAAAGAGCCGGAATAGTTTTCTTTCTGCTTTATAATATATCTATCATTATGCTGATAACTCCACACACTGTACTTTCTCAGACTAATAAACCATTTAATGTGACTAAAATAGTCATATCTGGTCTAAACAGTCTTGATGAGAGAGAGTTTCTACACTTACTCGGCATTCACGAGGGAGACACTGTTGATGAGAATAAAATCAGAGAGGGGATAAAATCTCTTTTTAAAAAGGGACTCTTTGATGATGTAAAAATCTATGGCAACCAAGACACTGGTGTTTTAACTGTAGCTGTTGCGGAAAGAGCGATAATAACCGATGTGAAGATAACAGTCAGCGGCAATCTGAGCAAAAAAGTAATCAAAGAGTCGTTTACTTTGAGAGAAGGGATACAATACAATGAGGACGCCCTAAAGACTGCTGTCAAAGAGCTTACAGATAACATAGTTGAAAAAGGATTTCCCGCTGCTTCCGTAGAAGCTGTTCCTGCACCTGATAAAACCACTGGCAGAGTTAAAATCCTGCTTAACATAAAGACAGGGGAGCCGTTAAAGATAAAAAAAATTGTGATGAGTGAGGGACAATCGGCTGATCTTTTGGACGTTCATGAGGGTGACGTCTTTGACAAACATTATGTTGAAAGTAAACTCAAGGAGCTTAATGATGAGCTGGTAAAGCAGGGGTATTACAGCCCTGTAGTGAAGCTTTTTTCTTTTAACCCGGCTGACGGCACCCTTGTAATAGAGGTAACAACCGGCAAGAAGCTGCTTGTCACATTTAGGGGAAATGAGTTTTTTTCGACAAGTAAGTTAAACAAGGAGATGCCGTTTCTTGAATATGGTGGGGTTGGTCCAGATATTGCCGAGGAGGCTAAACAGTCGCTTATCACATTATACCACCAGAATGGTTATATAGACGTGACTGTTTCCTATGAGATACGACAGTTAAACAAAGATGTGGAGGTTGCATACACCATCTCAGAGGGTAAAAAGTATGAAGTTGATAAAATAATATTTACAGGCGTAACTCAAGACGTTAAAAAGTTAAAGTCTAAGCTCTACACAGAAGAGGGAAAGGCTTTTAATCCCGATGTTATGGAAGACGACAGGACGGCTCTTTTAGATTATTACAGAGGGGTTGGTTTTCTCTCAATTAAAGTGACTGAGCTAACTCCAATTACAAATGCAAACAACGGAACAGTGACACTACAGGTACATATTGAGGAGGGACAGAGACTCATTATTAGCCAGATTAAGATTACAGGACAAGAGTCTCTAAAAGAAACCGACCTTATGGCGCTTATAAAAATACCGCTAAAAACTCCCTATTCCGAACAAGATGTCTTTGATGCAAGACAGGAACTGCTCTCCTACATAAAACGAAATGGCTATGCAAACGGGGATGTTAAAATCAGCTACGAAACAGACTCATCGGCTGAGACTACATTGATTTTTCATATAACCGAAGGGAAGAAATACTACTTCGGAAACACCCTTGTCAAGGGCAATGTAAAAGTTAAATGGGATGTATTTCAACGGGTAATAAAGCATACTGTTGGCGAGCCGTTTGATTTTAGCAAGGTAAACAGAGAGATGTCAGACCTATACAGGACAGGGTTGTTTAAAAGTGTGGATGTTGAGTATGCCGACCATGAGGGCGGGTTAAGGGATGTTATGTTTCATGTCGTGGAGGGTAACGCTGGGGTTATAGAGTATGGGCTTGGGTATGGGGAATATGACGGGCTAAGGGGCTTTGTGGATGTAAAATATCTAAATCTTAACGGAATGAACAGGCAGTTGTCGTTAAACACAAGGGTAAGTATGATAGACCGCAAGGTTTCTTTAAACTATTATGAACCGTGGTTTTTGAGCACTGCTTTGCCATTATCTGCTACAATATCATATGAGGGCAGGGACGAAAAAAACTATGACACTATGGAAATCAACTACCGTGTGCAAAAATACACGGCAGCAATCGGCGTGGAAAAAGAACTGGCAGACTCCCTCAAGGGTAAACTGTTTTATGAGTTTAATATAGTAAGAACCTGGGATGTGCAGCCTGATGTGATATTGTCTCATGAGGACAGCGGAACACTGGCTATAAGCAGTATCGTGCCCTCTGTGGTGTTTGACAACAGAGACAATCCACTTGAGCCGACATCCGGTTTTACAGCTGGAATTCACCTAAAACTTGCAAGCAAGTTGCTTTTATCCGATACAGACTTTATAAAACTTTCCGGTTACGGCAATTATTACTTAGGGCTTACAAAGGGGCTTGTGCTTGCCACATCATTAAGAACAGGTATTGGTCAGGGCTGGAAAAGCACAGTGAATTTACCCATAATAGAGCGTTATTTTCTGGGAGGCGGCACAACAGTCAGAGGCTACGGGCAGGACAGTATGGGTCCAAAGGGAACAAACAACGACCCAACAGGCGGAAATGCCTTTTTGATGGGTAACCTTGAATTTAGAATAAAACTGACAGACTCACTTGGACTGGTGCTATTTGGTGACGGTGGTAATGTTTGGCCGCTTTTAAGTCAGTATAGTTTAGACAATATAGATTACACGACAGGAGGCGGTTTGAGATACGCAACCCCTGTGGGGCCGCTCAGGCTGGATTATGGGTACAAATTAAACCGTAAACAGGATGAATCGCCGGGCAGGTTTTACTTTAGCATTGGCCAGGCATTTTAA
- a CDS encoding NADH-quinone oxidoreductase subunit N, which produces MTLAALRPMAPELILITLGLVLLMLDVIVRKKEALAVVTLIGAILAFYYIKGSTGVLFDGMFIADMYSNFFKTVFIINLLLSTLISVKYLETEDALHGEYYALLVFATVGMMTMASAGNLIVLYLGLELMSLSIYVLCGFLRGSIKSTESAIKYFLLGAFSTAILLFAISLLYGSTGSTDLNKIATAVAAMGAGASTKPLLLFSVALFVTAVGFKIAAVPFHAWSPDVYEGAPTSVTAFMSVGPKAAGFAIIGKIFFVALIGLNVEWVKLLIPISIATMITGNVLAISQTNIKRMLAYSSIAHAGYALLGIVTANADGLSATMNYMLIYMFMNVGAFAVVIMLRTKDFVGDELKDYQGLAKTHPMAAFLMMVFMFSLTGIPPTAGFIGKFYVFTTLIHSGHLALAAVGVLISVISAFFYLRVVMYMYMKDPEVETSVSDSLYLKVALAISVVMVIVIGVFPGKFLEFAKASLTLQ; this is translated from the coding sequence ATGACATTAGCTGCTTTAAGACCAATGGCTCCTGAGCTGATTTTAATAACGCTTGGTCTTGTACTTCTTATGCTGGATGTTATCGTCAGAAAAAAAGAGGCGCTTGCAGTTGTTACGCTAATCGGGGCGATTTTAGCTTTCTACTATATTAAAGGCTCCACAGGGGTTTTGTTTGATGGCATGTTCATAGCGGATATGTACAGTAATTTCTTTAAAACCGTCTTTATAATTAACCTGCTTCTATCAACTTTGATTTCTGTCAAGTATCTTGAGACAGAAGACGCCCTACACGGAGAATACTACGCCCTGCTTGTTTTTGCAACGGTTGGGATGATGACAATGGCGTCAGCCGGAAACCTTATAGTGTTATACCTGGGGCTTGAGCTTATGTCTCTTAGCATCTATGTCTTGTGTGGATTTTTAAGAGGCAGTATAAAATCCACCGAGTCAGCGATAAAGTATTTTTTACTAGGGGCGTTTTCCACGGCAATTTTGCTCTTTGCTATTTCACTTCTGTATGGCTCTACAGGGAGCACTGATTTAAATAAAATCGCAACAGCAGTGGCCGCAATGGGAGCAGGTGCATCCACAAAACCGCTTCTTTTGTTTTCCGTAGCGCTGTTTGTTACGGCCGTCGGATTTAAGATAGCGGCAGTGCCGTTTCATGCGTGGAGCCCTGATGTGTATGAGGGAGCGCCAACAAGCGTCACCGCTTTTATGTCAGTTGGGCCAAAGGCGGCAGGCTTTGCTATCATAGGTAAGATATTTTTTGTGGCTTTAATCGGTCTAAATGTTGAATGGGTAAAACTCTTAATACCTATTTCCATTGCCACCATGATTACAGGCAATGTTTTAGCGATATCACAAACCAACATTAAGCGAATGCTCGCTTACTCTTCAATAGCCCATGCCGGATATGCACTGCTTGGTATAGTGACGGCTAATGCAGACGGTCTAAGTGCCACGATGAACTATATGCTTATTTACATGTTTATGAATGTAGGGGCATTTGCCGTCGTAATTATGTTAAGAACTAAGGACTTTGTGGGCGATGAGTTAAAGGATTATCAGGGACTTGCAAAAACTCATCCGATGGCAGCTTTTCTTATGATGGTTTTTATGTTTTCTCTTACCGGCATTCCGCCAACTGCAGGGTTTATCGGAAAATTTTATGTCTTTACCACACTTATTCACAGCGGTCACTTGGCGCTTGCGGCAGTCGGTGTGTTAATAAGCGTAATATCGGCGTTTTTCTATCTGAGGGTAGTTATGTATATGTACATGAAAGACCCTGAGGTTGAGACATCGGTGTCTGATTCACTCTATTTAAAAGTGGCGCTTGCCATATCTGTTGTCATGGTTATTGTTATAGGAGTTTTCCCCGGCAAATTTCTTGAATTTGCCAAAGCATCGCTTACTTTACAATGA